DNA from Xiphias gladius isolate SHS-SW01 ecotype Sanya breed wild chromosome 9, ASM1685928v1, whole genome shotgun sequence:
acatttttattgttgtctattcattgttgctgttgtcaAAAAGTGGCTTGGAAAAATCGTTAAACAATTTTAGACAATTAAAAGTTAAATCCTGATACTTGATTAGGCTTGACACTTGATTTAATGAAGTCattcaattaataaaaatgaaaaaagttttcaggTTCTAGCTTGTGAAATATGaagatctgctgcttttctttgtttctatttttgaataattgtaaactgaatgtattGTTTGGGACTGCTgtccagacaaaacaagaaatttgaaaatgtcaccttgggctctgggaaattgcagtttttcactttttttctgattttgttgaCCCAacaattaaaagagaaaataatccaCACCTTTATTTGGATTTAAGATAACTTTTCGTTGCAGCCCTATTTCTatgaaaataaagtcaaaatctTCACAGTACCAGTCTCTGATTTGGCACCAGGCTGACTTGGACAGCCAGCCTTGGAATTGCTACTCTCCCTcgcttctccctctctcacacaaacactctcacttCTCCACAGTTTACCCTCGTCTGAGGCCTCCTCCCAATGCGTCTTGCTGCTGATGTTGATGCTGATGAAGAAACCGCTTCCTCGAGGCGTCCATGCTTGGAGGCCCCATGCCTGGCCGCATGGGCATGTTCCCACCACCGTAAGAGGGACCAGGCAGCTGGCCCGCCATTGACCCCATGGGGCCCCCCACCCTACTGGGAGGCATCCCTGGGCGctagagaaacagagggaagctGAATCTATCGTTTCAAGTTCATATCAATTTTCAAGTACTGAAAACACATTGCTGTGTACAAAACAAGTTTCATTCTCAAGATCGCTGGACTTTTATCTCTCTAATACTCACTTctttcccttaaaaaaaaaaaaaaaaaataggtttatcaaaatacatatgtatgcaAATGATTTGGTTAGGTGTTCTTCCTGCATTACTGGTATACAACAGATTAGTTTGTGTTCCCAATTTGATGTGATTCTGATGTCAGATTTAATGTCAAAGAGAGTATAAAGGGATAATTAAATGGAGGATAGAAATGAGTATTTCCTGAATTCTGCCGGGTCTTGCACACCATTTTACAGATGATTTAATGGATATAGGAGAGACAGTATATAATGACGTAACTATGTAAAATAACTACAGAAAGAGCTATTTCAATATTGTTAGATCCTACCAAAACCAGAGTTTTTAATTGTGATGTTTTATTGTGATGTGTAATTACTGGTGTATTGGTTTTCGATCATTCTTCAGTCtttatcttgttttaaaatgcagctaCAATCTGAAATAAACCAAACTGTACTGATTTATCAACATTGTGTTTGAATGAAATTCAATTTAATCCTAACACTGCTACATACTTTGTTAGGTCTATCTTAACTGATAAGCAAATATCTGAACCCATATGGCTTTAACCGACACACACGAGACAACTGTAATAAGGCATGTCAACCAAAGACCACGTGAAGCTGCAGATGGTGGCAAAATTGGGATAATATATGCAGGCTTAGCTCTGAcagatggtggtgatgataaACTTACTTTTGTTCTTAAGCTAACTGACAGGAGGCCACGTGATTTTCgctttcacacatgcaaaaaacattGTTCTGGGATACTAATTTTAATGAAACCTCCAAATATTTAAGGTACACAATGTTTAAACACTGTAAACGCTATGTtaaaaaattttatatttaatttgttactGGCAATAAGTAATTTCTTTCAAATGCGGAAGTAGTGTCCACACCTTCATATTTTAGGATTTGATGAGCCTTAAAGTTGTTCTTACTTTAGTATCTCTGTcatgtgacacattttaaatgaatacttTTGTTTAAACCCAAATTTAGGACCGCTGCATTTACCTTAATGCAACCAtgtgtaatttaaattttaagaatccatagcaaaaaaaaaataaaataacttcaCTCATAACCTTTCGCTGAGCACCAAGTTTCCCTgtttaacagagaaaaattaCGCAGAAAACCAACCTGGAGGTACTGAGCAGCGCTGTTCATGCTCCGGGGGTATCCCGCCGAAGGTTGCGGCATTCCTGGCATCCTCATGCCCGCTGAATGCCCAACATTCATGGGGTTCATATTCGGATTCATCGGGGGACCCGTGAAGCCTCCTCTTGATGCCATCTTCTAGATCCACAAGTGGTTAAAAGTGACGGAAACTTCTACCAAATTTCGGTCCAAATACAAGTCTAGCAAGCTGCTAAATGCACGTTGCTGGTACAAGTCCTAAAGTAGCCAGCTAGCTAACTAGAGTAACTTTAAATGAGGTCGGGTTCTGGTTTGACAGCAAGCACACTGTCAACAAAaagctagctaatgttagctcgTCTCCTACCGTTTCAAGTTCCGGGATTTGACTCTACCTACAACTGCTTGGTTTCTGGACACCAAGTGGTTGCTGTTGCTTGTCATCTCCCCCCCCTTCGTCCTTAAGTCTGAACATCGCTGAGTAGCGGCTTTTTCACGGTGAGGCTAATGTAAAACATGATAACGCCTGACCAACGGCCAACTGAGCGACTAAAGCAAAATCAAGTAGTCTCCTAACTGCCTTCACACACAATGCTAAATGCTGCCTTCAATGATGTCGGAAATTTCGAAGTTTCGCTTAATCAAAGGTTTCTTTTCTGGGcgtgaacaaactgaaaaaaaagaggctaGTCTGAATTTACACTTCCACTCGTGTGACGTTATTTCATCCAAACGAACACAATCAATCTATTCCTATGAGTTCATATAAGCTGATATTGACAGGCACTGATACGCGACGGGTCCCTgtgatttttccctttttaatttcCCCTTACTAAAATTCTGGTGTCGAAATCAAACTTACCTCGGCCCGATGCATACTTGTCCTCCTCATGATCCAAACTGCCATTGTGTGGCAGTTAACTGACTTAATAGCATGACTGGATTAACCTGTTAGGTGGTCCCCAGAGgcaaaatacaataataataataatttttaaaaaaaggtggcTGTTGGGCCAATGTTTACACCATCAACCAGCATCCACCTACCACACTCCATGCATTGTGCATGTGCTCTGTCACCTCCAAGTTCCCGTTCAGAACAGTGCCCACAAAAGACTATGTAGGGAGGCTTCATTATCTGCCCAGAAACTAGCCAGTTCTCCTATGCGGGAATAATACTCTCTGGCTCCAGGTTTTCTGTGTCAACGAGTTTGTGGTATATGGAATATGCATCCTGTGAGCACAATAAGATACTGAAGGTCTTAGAAACTGGGGGTGTGTCTAAAAGACAGGGCCACAAAATTCAATAACAATGCGGGAACTGCCTTAGTTGAATTAAGGTTAGGTGAAGCACAAATCCATGACCTCAATACCATACCAGCAATGATACACATACATACCCACTGTATTTGGACATTGACAGGTGATGGTAAAGATAGAGCCCCAGTGAAAGATAGACCCATGTTTTTCAACAAAAGGACTGTGTTAAATGTACAGACATCTCTCAGTCCTTAGACAATACTGGCAGTATCACGATTCATATTAGATACATCATTTTTCCGTATGCCCATTTGCAGAGCATGTGGCGCAACACTATTGTAGTACTTCCTGCATACAACAGCACAAACTTTAAGCTGTAATTTTCAAGCAACTGTGACAGAAGGCAGAAGTAAGACTTCAGGCTGAGCACCCGAAGGCAACAGTACTGAGTCCCCCCTGGCAGTTCTTGGAGCTCAATACTATACTTTGAAGACGAAGCCCAAACTGTGTGAACTTTGTGTTCACCCTCTGTCAGTTTCCCAAGGATAAGATCTACCACATTTTGTTGCTTAAAACCCCTTTACTAAGCAGCATTTCCTGTCTCATCCAACAGATGTATAATTCTAATCAAAACCGAAACGCATCGAAACTTCGTCATTTGATCGACAGCATCCCCTGTTGGTCATTAGGTCTTGTACTTGAGCAGGGGTTACGGATGTTGTTCCTGTTGTTTCACATCCATCAAAACCCTATTCAGAGGCTGTTAAGAGTTCCAGATAACACAAGACCGTAGGAGAGGTAACAAATCATTTATTATGCttagacagatgaaacaaaatgagCCATGATAGCAGCAATTCAACTATTGGAATATTTACACTATCACATCACACAAAAGGATATATGTAACCCTTTACAATGTAAACACATGATACAAAGACATATTTGAATGCTAGAAAACAAGCCGATCTATCCAccaaaaacgaaaaacaaagaaacctgCTTTCTGCAGTAAATACCTGCTTGTATAATTAGGGGTTCATTTACTGAACATTTTTAGAACACGTTTCCACAGGTGAATGACAAACTGAgagctgcttctctctctctctcacacacacacacacacacacacacacacacacacacacacacacacacacacacacacacacacacacacacacacacacactgtactgtaattCAACTGGAAAACTATGAGCCTGacagtgaatgtgaaaataaaaaagacaaaccattAGTAAAGATTGtctttaacattatttttcaaagaatAAGATTTTTAAACAGGATAGGAAATATAAGTACACCTAATGCCTgatcatttatgtattttaagaAACAACATGTTGTACGTGCACACAGCTGCCTCTGCTTGGCCACTGAATGAATTACACCAGAATCTACAACTGTGCAGTGAAATCGTATACGGTGATATTCATTATTTTGGACTCCagcaaaaacttttaaaacagaattaactgaactaaagaaaaaaaaaaagaaaaaaaaagtgtttgtacgatgattttgtggaaaaaaatctgtcaagtATACAGTGGGTGGTCTGGACTGCTTCTGCGGAGCAGCAAACACCATAAATGTCATAATATCAACGTCCATTGATATCACATCATAATGAACCAAAGGTGAAGTGTTATTGGTCTTCCTGTgcatgtgcgtttgtgtgtatctgcacACACAATGGTaagagaatgtgtgtttgtggccgAGTGTGTTATTGAGGGAATGCCTCATCTTTCATCAGCATGCGTGGGCTCTCCTGGTTGTCTATACGACGCCTGGGACCCATCATGCCTATGGaaataaacagcagcatgatcattcattcattcattccaacCAATTACACACCGATTTAAATGAgtgttggaaaaacaaataagaagtATGAGGTTTTAGGAAAAACACTTTGATAACTCTTTGTCAAGTTTAATTGGCAAAAGCTTTCCAGAGTTGCTGTCTGAACGGATAGTGTAAATGACTAAGgttatgttgatatttttgtgtacTAACTGCTATACTGTGACGATTAATATGTAGTGCATACTGTCTAATACTAGAATGGAGTAtggatttcagacacagcaaaTATGCAAAGGAATACTGACAAGGATTCACCAAGACCTGATCTAGGCATGGATTTAATGGACAGAAAAGGGGTAGGTCGTAACTTCTTTATTctaaaattaagtaaataaacCGTAATACTGCACTAACCAAgagttgtactgtatgttaacatAAACTAGCCTACAAAGTGAGAGAAATCGGTTCTATGCTGGTAATTACATTACCGACTGTGTATATCACTCACCAAAACTGACCTACATACATAGGTAGTATACCGATGTCAGGTTATATAATGTCTGATTATTCAAattcagattaaaaagaaaaaaaagtgtttgtacgatgattttgtggaaaaaatctGTCAAGTATACAGTGGGTGGTCTGGACTGCTTTCTATGAGCAGCAAACACCATAAATGTCATAATATCAACGTCCATTGATATCACATCATAATGAACCAAAGGTGAAGTGTTATTGGTCTTCCTGTgcatgtgcgtttgtgtgtatctgcacACACAATGGTaagagaatgtgtgtttgtggccgAGTGTGTTATTGAGGGAATGCCTCATCTTTCATCAGCATGCGTGGGCTCTCCTGGTTGTCTATACGACGCCTGGGACCCATCATGCCTATGGaaataaacagcagcatgatcattcattcattcattccaacCAATTACACACCGATTTAAATGAgtgttggaaaaacaaataagaagtATGAGGTTTTaggaaaaacactttattaACTCTTTGTCAAGTTTAATTGGCAAAAGCTTTCCAGAGTTGCTGTCTGAACGGATAGTGTAAATGACTAAGgttatgttgatatttttgtgtacTAACTGCTATACTGTGACGATTAATATGTAGTGTTTACTGTCTAATACTAGAATGGAGTAtggatttcagacacagcaaaTATGCAAAGGAATACTGACAAGGATTCACCAAGACCTGATCTAGGCATGGATTTAATGGACAGAAAAGGGGTAGGTCGTAACTTCTTTATTctaaaattaagtaaataaacCGTAATACTGCACTAACCAAgagttgtactgtatgttaacatAAACTAGCCTACAAAGTGAGAGAAATCGGTTCTATGCTGGTAATTACATTACCGACTGTGTATATCACTCACCAAAACTGACCTACATACATAGGTAGTATACCGATGTCAGGTTATATAATGTCTGATTATTcaaattcagattaaaaaagaaaaagagactcCCATCCTTTTCCTGTTAATTTGGGACCACCAACATGCAAAAGGGTCAAACCCAGCCTTAAAATAGTTTCAACTTGCAGATCATGTAACCTGTTTCTGAAAAAATTCCTATTGTTATTCATAACAGAGGTACTATTAATAAAGACCcacttaaatattttactgtatcatCCAACTGCTGTAGCCTTTATTGTGTATTTCGTATTTTCATGGCTCCTGTTCCCGGAATGTTGGGACAATATAACGCATTTTCACAATTGCTTTACTATGTTTTAACAAACTGTAGACTTTCCATCAAGAAGAAGTTGAATGAGTTCCACTTACTGCTCTTATGCTTGAATGATTTGGATCTTCTGGGTGAGTTTGGATTCTgtcatgaaaagagaaaaaacatttttgctcgAGTTGACAAATCAGGAATGACGAGCAATGTgtttatataaattaattaatgctgggggttaaaaaaaacaaaacagtttaatgCTCCCCAAGATTATTATATTAATCTTTATggtttttacagtgaaaataaaaagtacctTATCAGACTTCCTTTTCTTGGCTGTAAAGGAAAGACATtcaattttagatttaaaaaaacatttgagtaATTTCATGTGTGTCCGAGTTCATTGGAGGATTTTATCAGCAATCAACATTCTGTATCGCCAAAAAGAGGCTGTACCAGTGCATTACCTTTCTTTTCTGCCCCATAAGACCAGTCATTATCATTGACGTCGTCATTATCCTCTTGGTCACTCTCcgatttgttgtttgtgttgttacCAGTGACTATTCTgtaaaagaggggaaaaataaagTGTGACACTACTCATTGCAAATAACAGTTtgattacaaaacaaatatattctGACCTGAAACTACTTTTTGCTTCAGCAGCTACatctgtaatgatttttttaaagacttttgttaatgttttatatattcTATCTTGGTGGCTGAATTTTATTGAGCTTAAAGGAGGAGGTGCACATCCGTACTATATACAGTCAGAATCCAATTTACTGAAGCAGACTTTTCTAAGAACCTATATCATTTTTCACTGGAACAAACGGCGAAACCTCAGGGTACGCTGTTGAGAGGTTTTACTCTTATACCTGCGGTTTGCTATGCGGCTGCTGTTGCGCCCCATCCCCAGGCATTTCTCCAGGTGTGGGGCAAATCGTGAGGCAGCAATGCTTCGGCTGCAGTTGGGACATACAcactctttgtttttccactggtTGTACACTTGGCCAAACACGTCCAATCCTGGCTGGTCCACAATTTCTAGAAATTGAAAGTAAGAGTTAGAGCAGcattcagtaaatgtttttgttttataatttaattgTATGAAATGAGATATTTCATTGCCTGAAGGTGTGGTTGCTATGTCTCTGGCCTTCTTTGGTACTATCCATTGTCACACTATAGACAACAAACCGAATTCACACAACTTCTCACTGTCCTGAGATTATTAGGCGGCTCGAGCAGGGAGAGAGCACGACTTTGTTCTCACCAAAGTCCCTCATGCTTTCTTGGTCCGTGTCATCCAGGAAAAAATAGCCCTGCTTGACGGCCCGGTGGACCTCGAAGCAAAGACCCAGGCATGCATCCTCCACCAGGTCAGACAGGATGTCCTGAGCTAGGCCCTGGCAGAGAAGGATCAGGAAAAAGACACAAGTCAGGCCAAGAGACATACAGGGATGACTATTTGTGTATATCACCACTGTATCCAACAGCTCTGCGGTGCATCTGCACATGTAATGTGCATCTCCGAGGCTGCTTGAAGCATTAGTGTTCTGTGGCCTCactctactgtactgtacctcCAGCTTGCTGTTGTCCAGGCTGGACATTGAAACCTCCTCCATTTTCATTTGCCAGAACTACCCGATGAGCCGACACTGCTGTGGTCATGCTGTAGCGAAGCAAGCATTGGCCAAAACAGGGCTGCAGCaggagggaaacacacacacacacacacacacacacacacacacacacacacacatttagcaaGACGGTGCCATTAAATCCCGTTTAACCCATGAATGTAAATCAGTGTATAGTCAACGTTTGACGCCTTGAATGTGATGCTGCTACTTACAACTGCACGTTGAACACCGCCAGGGAGTTGCTTCCCACGTTATAACCTACgaataacacaaaacacaataactTGGCGTTGATGTTGTCGCGCTGAACACCCCAATAAAGAGACACAGGCGGTAACCAAACGTTTCAAAGACTGGTCCGGGCATTGCTGTCTAATGAAGGCAGCTTAGCCTAAACCCTgctggagaaaacaaagagCGTGGCTATGAATAGGCTGGAGGAATTGAAAATGCCAAGAGGTTACAAGAGAGGCGGTATCCTGCTCACAAAACCACCGGGTCAACGGCAGCTACGGCTACGAGCTAACCGCGCCAAATGTGTCGCACTGGGCTGAGCAACGGGAACAGTGAAGCACATTTGTCGCTGTGTGAGTGGTTTTGCTGCTGAGGGAGACACGTTTGACTACAGCGAGGTTTGTCCACGAACCCGGCA
Protein-coding regions in this window:
- the atxn7l3b gene encoding ataxin-7-like protein 3, with product MKMEEVSMSSLDNSKLEGLAQDILSDLVEDACLGLCFEVHRAVKQGYFFLDDTDQESMRDFEIVDQPGLDVFGQVYNQWKNKECVCPNCSRSIAASRFAPHLEKCLGMGRNSSRIANRRIVTGNNTNNKSESDQEDNDDVNDNDWSYGAEKKAKKRKSDKNPNSPRRSKSFKHKSSMMGPRRRIDNQESPRMLMKDEAFPQ